The Leptospira stimsonii nucleotide sequence CGAAAAGAGGACATCCTACAATGTGCTCGAAAATTCTTCTTTTCCAAAGGTTATGATTCGACATCGGTCAACGATATCATCGACGAGCTCGGCATCGCCAAAGGGACATTCTATCATCATTTCAATTCCAAGGAAGAACTCCTTATGGAATTGACGACCACTCTCTCGGATGAAATCACTTCGGGTCTTCTCTCCGAAGTGGAATCCAGAAATCCTAAAAACACATTAGATAAACTTAAAATAATACACGAACTCCAATTCGACTGGGTGAATAAGAATCCAGAAATGGTTTTCTTCTTTCTAAAAGCGATCTATCTTCCCGAAAACATTTCCCTCAAGTCAAAACTTGAAAAGGAGATGATCAAACGAGATCTCGCCTTTTTTACGGAACTCGTCAAAGAAGGACAAAAAGACGGATCCTTTTCCAATACGATGCCGGCTGAATTTTTGGCTGAATCCATTCTTTCGATCGAAAACGTTCAGAACGAAAAATTCGCGCTCTATATGTTGGGCTTCAACGATATTTCACCGGATCTTATCTATGAAAACGGACAATATTCTCACGACCTCTATTCTATGATACTCGGGATCAAAAATCCCTCCGCATTTCCGTTCCCTAAGGAAGAAGTAATAGCCTCCGCTGAAAACTTACGCAAGTTCTCAAAAGAATTCGAAAAACAAAATCAAACAAAAGACAATGCGAAACAAAAACCTC carries:
- a CDS encoding TetR/AcrR family transcriptional regulator; its protein translation is MEKANQNKQKGKERKEDILQCARKFFFSKGYDSTSVNDIIDELGIAKGTFYHHFNSKEELLMELTTTLSDEITSGLLSEVESRNPKNTLDKLKIIHELQFDWVNKNPEMVFFFLKAIYLPENISLKSKLEKEMIKRDLAFFTELVKEGQKDGSFSNTMPAEFLAESILSIENVQNEKFALYMLGFNDISPDLIYENGQYSHDLYSMILGIKNPSAFPFPKEEVIASAENLRKFSKEFEKQNQTKDNAKQKPLPFSSLKGGKAE